The Azospirillaceae bacterium nucleotide sequence ATGCGCATCGTCGATCTGGGCGCCGCCCCCGGCGGCTGGACCCAGATCGCGGTCGATGTGGCGAAGCCCGGAACCACGGGCGCCCGCGTCGTCGGCATGGACATCCTGGAAATGGAGCCCGTGGCGGGCGCCACGATCCTGCTGGGCGACTTCATGGCGGACGACGCGCCCGACCGGCTGATCGAGGCGCTGGACGGGCCGGCGGATCTCGTCATGTCGGACATGGCCGCCCCCACGACCGGGCACCCCCCGACCGACCACATCCGCATCATGGCGATGGCCGAGCTGGCGTACGACTTCGCCCGCACGGTCCTGACCGAAGGCGGCGCCTTCGTCTGCAAGGTGTTCCAGGGCGGCACCGAACGCGGCCTGCTGGAACAGTTGAAGCGCGACTTCAAGACGGTCCGCCACGCCAAGCCGCCGGCCAGCCGGGCGGAAAGCGCGGAGACCTACGTCGTGGCCCAGGGCTTCCGCCGGGCCGAATAGCGGCCGGGCGGGCAGGGGAACGGGGCAGGGGGCCGGGCGGGAATGCCGGTCCCGACCCGCCGGGGTGCACGATCCGTCATAGGATCAATGCCCAAATCGCCGGATCCGGTGGGTTCACAAGGGCGTGGGGCTATGTATATTGCGGCGGAACTGCAACGCAGGGGACCCGCCATGGCCCGCGACGTGCCGTTCCGCGACGCATTCACCTTCGACGACGTTCTGCTTGTTCCCGCCGCCTCCTCGGTCCTGCCGACGGATGTGGAGACCCGTACCCGCCTAACCCGCTCGATCGAGCTGGGAATCCCGCTGATGTCCGCCGCCATGGACACGGTGACGGAAAGCTCGCTGGCCATCGCCATGGCGCAGGCCGGTGGGATCGGCGTCGTCCACCGCAACATGGACATCGCGCGGCAGGCCGAAGAGGTCCGCCGGGTGAAGCGGTTCGAATCCGGCATGGTGGTGAACCCCATCACCATCCACCCGAACGCCACCCTCGCCGACGCCCTGGGCGTGATGGCCGACCAACGCATCTCGGGCATCCCCGTGGTGGAGCCGACGACCCGCGCCGACGGCGCCGGGCGGCTGGTCGGCATCCTCACCAACCGCGACGTGCGCTTCGCCACCGATCCCAGGCAGCCCATCAGCGAACTGATGACCCGCGAGGTCGTCACCGTGCGCGAAGGCGTGG carries:
- a CDS encoding RlmE family RNA methyltransferase; its protein translation is MSGKPTKGSGGSGGKRGGGAAGSGATINPSGRQLTVRVKTAARRSVSSTRWLQRQLNDPYVTEAKKRGYRSRAAFKLLQLDEKFKLLRPGMRIVDLGAAPGGWTQIAVDVAKPGTTGARVVGMDILEMEPVAGATILLGDFMADDAPDRLIEALDGPADLVMSDMAAPTTGHPPTDHIRIMAMAELAYDFARTVLTEGGAFVCKVFQGGTERGLLEQLKRDFKTVRHAKPPASRAESAETYVVAQGFRRAE